ATGAAATGAGACACATACAAACAGTACGCCAAGGAGGAAAAAGTGTGATAACAGGTTTACAACTCGGGTTATATACATTAGGTGATCATATAGCTGATCCGATTACTAAAAAACGTTATACTGCTACTGAACGTATCCATAATATTGTTGAAATGGCTACATTAGCAGAACAAGCAGGTTTTGATATCTTTCAAGTCGGTGAGTCTCATCAACCAATGTTCGTAAGCCAAGGGCATTTAGTCCTACTCGGTGCGATTGCTCAGGCAACCTCAACAATTCGCTTGTCATCTGGAGCAACGATTATTGGTGTAGCCGATCCGGTTAGGGTTTATGAGGAGGCTGCTACTATCGATTTAATTTCGAATGGACGAATGGAATTGTTGTGTGGTCGTTCAGCCCGCACAGGTATTTATGAAACCTTGGGTTATGATTTAAACGATTATGAAGCATTATTTGAAGAAAAATTCCAGTTATTAAAATTGATTAATCAACGAGAATTTGTGACCTGGTCAGGCGAATACCGTACACCGTTGAATAATGTACAAATTTTACCGCGGTCAATACAAGCAGAGGGGTTGCCGATTTGGCGTGCAGTAGGCGGTAGTTTAGCATCCGCAGAGCAAGCCGGACGTAATGGTGATGCGATTTGCGTAATGGATTACAGCTGGGAAATGGAGCGCTACCGTTCATTGATTCAACATTATCGCAATCATGCTATGAGTGAAGGCCATGAAGTTCAACAATTACCAGTAGCGATAGCGGGTTATTTATTTGCGCACGAGTCAAACCAACAAGCAATTGATGCTTATTATCCGTATGTTAAAGCGGGTTCTATGCAAGTGAATAATCAAACTATCGACAAACAGGAGTTTCAACAAGCGGACCAATTGTCAACGCTCATTAATGTCGGCAGTCCATCTTTTATCGTAGAAAAAATGTTGAAGCAGTATGAAGAGTTAGGACATCAACGTTTTATCGGGCACATTGATTTTGGTGGGGTGTCGTTTGAATCAGTCAAGCGTACCTTAACACTATTAGGGGAACAAGTGGTACCTCAAATTAAAAAATATACTAAATAGGTAGTTAGAGTGGCAATTGATATCAAGCAATTGTCACTTTTTTTGTGTATTTATTAGTAAGAGGTGAATAGTGGTGAATAGACAACAATTAGCAGGACGGCAGATGACACTCAATGAATATGAACAATTGATAGGACAATTATCTGAAGCTGAGCATCAGTGGTTGAGTCAGCAACAACAAGTGGATGCAGTGATTCGTATAAAAGGAACCTTGCGCTGCCAGCGTTGTAATAATCAACAACATTTTGAGACAATTCATCCTTCGGTTCATTATTGTACACACTGTATTCAATTAGGGCGACTTACTACAAAAGACACTTTATACCGTTTTTCAAATACATTGATGCCGGAGCTAGAAATGTCTCAGTCTACCTATTTAAGCTGGCGGGGTACATTATCAAACGAACAGCAAAGAGTTTCATCGATGTTAGTTGAACACGTAAGTGATGTTACTAAGGATGATATTGTTGTAGCAGTAACCGGTGCGGGCAAGACAGAGATGATTTTTGAAGTCATTAATCACGTCTTATTAAAAAAAGGCAGAGTAGCCGTTGCCTCCCCACGCGTAGATGTCTGTTTAGAGTTAGCGCCACGTTTGCAACAAGCTTTTAGTGAAGTTGATATGATTGCCCTTCACGGTAAGATGGATGAAGACTTTCGTTATACGCCGTTCGTTGTTTCAACGATTCATCAATTGTGGAAATTCTATCACGCTTTTGATTTAATTATTGTCGATGAAGTCGATGCTTTTCCACTCGCCAATGACGAGGGTTTACATTTTGCTGTTCAACAAGCCTTAAAGCCTAATGGTAAGAAAATATATTTAACAGCAACACCTGACCAATTTTTACAAAATAAGATTAAAGCGAAACAAGCGGAGGTTGCAATTTTACCTGCACGTTTTCATGGGTATCCTTTACCAGAACCAAAATTTTGTTGGGTGGGTGACTGGAAAGAACAGATTCAACAGCATAAAAAAGGAAAATTATGGCAGTTTCTTAAAAAATTTTTGAATGTGGAAGGTGTTAAATTAGTATTTATGCCTTCTATTGAGATGGCTGATTTACTTTATCAATGGATACAAGAAGAAGGGATTGACATTAAGTTAGCAGTAGTCCATTCGCAAGATGCACAGCGCATTGAAAAGGTCCAGCAGCTGCGTAACGGCGAGTTAGATGCGTTAATTACCACGACAATTTTAGAAAGAGGAGTCACCTTTAAAAATTGTCAAGTCGTCATTGTAGGCGCAGAAGATGCAAAATATTCGGATGCAGCACTCATTCAAATGAGCGGTCGTGTAGGAAGAAACCCACAATTTCCTACTGGAGTACTTGTTTACGCTCATTTTGGTATAAGTAGAAAAATGGTTTTAGCCCGTAGAAATATTCGTTCGATGAACAAAGAAGCGAGAAAAAGAGGATTATTAGTGAATGAACCTACATTGTCTAAGATGCCAACAAATGTTTGAACCAACAATGAAATGGCATGATTTATGGTGTTTACAGCGCCTATACCCAGAAGTTATTTGCGAAAAATGTCAGCAACAATTCAGCCGTTGTGAGGTGAGCCAGCAACTTGTTTGTCAGTATTGTCAGCATCCAATTGAACAAGGAAATGTGTGTACGGATTGTCAGCACTGGCTGACTATTTATGATGAATCATTTTTACAACAAGTTGCTATTTATTATTACAATGAAGCCTTTCAAGCATGGATTGTCGATTATAAGTATCATGGTGATACGCGTCAAGCGGCTGTGATGTTAGCAGTATTGAACGAATATTATCGTCGTTATCAAGCGTATCAATGGATTATTTTACCGAGCTCACCTAAGAGTTTAAAACAACGGGGTTTTATACCTGCTGAGTATTTATTACAACAAGCGAAAATACCTTATGATGCGCCCTTAGTTTATGCAGGTGATGGTAAAAAGCAGGCCAAGAAAACAAAAATAGAGCGACTAGCTTTAACGCAACCATTTGCGCTTAAATCAGCAGCAAAATTAAGAGATAAAGTACTCATTTTTGATGATGTGTATACGACTGGAACGACCTTAATACGAGCCAAAGAAGTATTGTATCATCACGGAGTTAAAGTGTGTGTGAGTTTAACTTTGGCACGTGATTTATTAGAATAGCAGAGAATTCTTTTTGCGTGAGTATCAATAATTTATCTCGCAAAAAATTACCAATTATCTGAATCTATCGGCGATGTTTCGTGGTCTAAGTGTGTAAGAATGTTGGAATATAAGTCTGAATATTACGAAAAACAAGTATCAACAATCACTTGTTGGCACCTATCTTCTCAACTTTGTTTAGATTGTGGGTACTATTCGGGCAAGAAAGACTTATCTATTTAAATGGACTTGTGAAACCTGTGTTTGTTATCACGATAGAGATATCAATATCCTAAATGAAGAGACTAGTCTAACTTACCACGCAATGGAGCGCAGGAACTACAGGGACGAGTGTCATCACTGTTGGTTAGAAAGAAAATCAACCAATCTGCGCTCTATCCATGAATTTTATGACATTAGTCGGGAGAGGTTCAATGTTTTGAAAAGTGCTAGGGAAATATTTGCAAAAACAAAATGTTTCCGTTTTCAAAATGAAAAAAATGTGTTATAATAGACTCAAAGCATAGCAGATGCTTTTTATAATAGTTTATTTAGCTATATTTTATGTAGTAGGAATAGACTAAAAACAGAATATAAATGAAATGAGGGATTTGTATGTTTACATATAATGTACGCGGAGAAAACATTGAAGTGACGAAAGCGATTCGTGATTATGCGGAGAAAAAAGTTGCTAAATTAGAACGTTTCTTCGATGATGTGCCCGAAGCAACCGCTTATGTAAATTTAAAAGTTTATCCAGATAAAACAGCGAAAGCAGAAGTTACGATTCCATTATCTTTCCTAGTATTACGTGCTGAAGAAACAACGTCTGATTTATATGCAAGTATCGATTTAGTTGTCGATAAATTGGAACGTCAAGTTAGAAAATATAAAACAAAAATTCACCGTAAATCAAGAGAACGTGGCTTTGAAGGATTCGATCCATCATTTACAGCTGAAGAAACACCAGTTGAAGCAAAAGAGTCTGAATTAGAAATTGTTCGTTCAAAACGTGTTAACTTAAAACCAATGGATAGCGAAGAAGCCGTATTACAAATGAACATGTTAGGTCATGACTTCTTTATTTATACTGATTCAGAAACAGACGATATTAATATTGTTTACCGTCGTCGTGATGGACGTTATGGTTTAATTGAAACAGGTTCTTTATAAGATAAATAATATTGAGAGCACAGACATTGTTCTGTGCTTTTTTAGGTCGGATTCTGTTAGAGTGACAGCAATCGTAGCTCGGTCAGTTTAGTGATTTAGGTTAAATATTGTAAACTAGGTGCATGGCTAGCGTGAATATTATATAATGTTGTAGGTGTATGGGAGGAGGGATGTAACATGAATCAAACACTGAAAAAAATGTTAATCTTTCTAATGGGATTGGCGATAGGTGGTGTCTTGATGACACGGATGCGCATGTTGTATTTCATTGGGTGTATTTTAATTTATATTATTTCAATGGGGAATAATCGTATTTCTTTGCAAAACATCGGTAAAAATCAACAAAATACAATAGCTAATCAGCAATGGCTATGGGGCATGATAGGATATATTATCGCAGGTTTCGTCATGTTTTTTATCCAAAAATAAGCACAAATGATGTGTAAATTCGTGCATCCAAATGGTTCAATATGTATCAATACAGTGAAATTATCGTATTCAATTGAGTGATTGATAATAACAATGCGCAGCCGATATAAATAATTGATAGTAATAAATCGCGGCAGTCGAAATAATTCGCAAAAAAATAATGTTCAATAAGAAAAAATAATGGTACAATATGAGAGTGAGTATGCATTTTTATGAGAAATTTTAAAAATATGAACGTATAAATAAAGGAGTCAATCATTAATGGCAAATATGCTTAAAAATTTATTTGAGAATGATAAAGCTGAATTAAAGCGAACAGGAAAAATTGCAGACAAGGTAATGGAGTTAGAACATCGTTATAAATCGATGTCGGATGAAGAATTACGTAGTCAAACGAATATTTTCCGTGAGCGTTTAGCTAAAGGAGAAACATTAGATGATATTACAGTCGAAGCGTTTGCGGTAACACGGGAAGCAGCGCGTCGTGTTTTAGGTTTATTCCCATATAAAGTACAAATTCAAGGTGGATTAGTGATTCACAATGGTGATATCGCTGAGATGCGTACAGGGGAAGGTAAAACACTAACTGAAACCATGCCAGTGTACTTGAATGCTCTAACAGGTAAAGGGGTACACGTTGTAACGGTTAACGATTACTTAGCCACACGTGACTCGAAAGAAATGGGTGAAGTCTACCGTTTCTTAGGCTTAACAGTTGGGTTGAACTTAAACAGTATGTCTTCTGCTGAAAAACGAGAAGCGTATAATTGTGATATTACGTATTCAACGAATAACGAATTAGGATTTGATTATTTACGTGATAACATGGTTGTATATAAACACCAAATGGTACAACGACCACTACATTTTGCGGTAGTTGATGAGGTAGACTCTATCTTAATCGATGAGGCACGTACACCGCTTATTATTTCAGGACAAGCAGGTAAATCAACGGCTTTATATACACGTGCTGATTATTTTGCTAAAGGATTAAAAGAAGAGGAAGATTACACAATTGATATTACCTCTAAAACAATTTCTTTAACGGATACGGGTGTTGATAAAGCAGAACGCGTATTCCGTTTACCGAACCTTTATGATGTGAATAATACCGCCTTAGTGCATCATATTGACCAAGCGCTACGTGCAAATTATATTATGATTCATGATATTGACTATGTGGTCGATGAAGGAAAAGTTAAAATTGTCGATCCATTTACAGGTCGCATTATGGAAGGACGTCGTTATTCCGATGGTTTACACCAAGCGATTGAAGCAAAAGAAGGCGTTGAAATCGAAAACGAATCAAAAACAATGGCGACGATTACTTTCCAAAACTATTTCCGTATGTATGAGAAATTATCTGGTATGACGGGGACAGCTAAGACAGAAGAAGAAGAATTCCGTGAAATTTACAATATGAACGTTACGTCAATTCCAACGAACCGCCCTGTTCAACGTCTTGATGCACCAGATTTATTGTACCCTAACTTAAAAACGAAATTCCGTGCGGTGGTAAAAGATATTCAAGAGCGTCACGCAAAAGGTCAACCCATCTTAGTGGGGACAGTTGCCGTTGAAACGAGTGAATATTTATCAAAATTATTAACTCAAGCAGGTATTCCACACGAAGTATTGAATGCGAAAAACCACTTTAAAGAAGCCGAAATTGTTATGCAAGCCGGTCAACGTGGTGCCGTAACGATTGCGACTAACATGGCTGGTCGTGGTACGGACATTAAATTAGGTAGCGGGGTTAAAGAATTAGGTGGTCTATGTGTTATTGGTACAGAACGTCATGAATCGCGTCGTATTGATAACCAGTTACGTGGACGTTCAGGTCGTCAAGGGGACCCAGGTGCATCACAATTCTACTTATCATTAGAGGATGACTTAATGCGTCGTTTCGGTTCAGATCGTATTCAAGCGTTATGGCAACGATTAAATATGACTGATGATGACGGTGAAGATGTGTCTATTCAAAGTCGTATGTTATCAAAACAAGTAGAATCTGCACAACGTCGGGTTGAAGGTAACAACTATGATACACGTAAGAATGTCTTAGAGTATGACGAAGTCATGCGTGAACAACGTGAAGTCATTTATGGACAACGTCTACAAGTGATTCAAACAGAAGAGAGTTTGACACCATATATTAAAGCGATGATGAAACGTACGATTGAATCACAAGTCAATTATGCTACCGAAGGCGATAAAAAAACATGGAATTTAGAAGGATTGGTTGAATTTGCACACAATGCATTGTTCCATCCAGATGAAATTTCAGTATCAGATTTACAAGGTAAATCAGCGAAAGAATTAGTGGATTACCTATACAATAAAGCTGTTGCTGATTATGATGAAAAGTTAGAATCATTAGCTTCGCCTGAACAAATTACAGAATTTGAAAAAGTAATCACATTAAAAGTAGTTGACAGCAAATGGACAGATCATATTGATATGATGGATAACTTACGTCAAAGTGTGGGACTACGTGCTTACGCGCAAACGAATCCATTGACAGAATATCAAACGGAAGGGTATGAACGATTCCAAGATATGATTTCAGCAATCGAATTAGACATCACCCGCTTCGTGATGAAAGCTCAAGTACGTCAAAACGTTGAGCGTGAACAGGTGAATAATCCAGCTGCACGTCCAGCGCCATCTCCTGCACCAGCAGATGCGATTAGATAATAAAAAATAAGAATACGCTTGTGTCGTGATATGAGTGTATTGAATTAATCGGACATAATGTTCTAATGCATGAATTCAACAGATGCCGTCGAAAGGATGAATATACCTTTAAGCGATTTGTCGTTGAGCTAATGGATTGAGAACCTTATGTCTGTTTTTTAGAAAGAGGATATTATGGAATTATATGAGATTAAACAATTTATAAGTGATACGCAACAAACTATTCACAGTTTTAGGGGGTCTCTTTGACTTTGATGCCATAGAAGCTGATATCGCTGATTATGAACATCAGATGTCAGCTCCAACGTTTTGGGATGATAACGAAAAAGCGCAAAAAGTGATTGCAAAATTAAATAGTGCGAAAGAAACGTACCAAACGATTCATCAAATGGAGGAACAGCTAGAAGAGATTGAAATGGCAGTTGAACTTTACGATGAGTCCAAAGAGCCGTCATTGATTGAAGAAGCAGTTACCTTAATTACTACTTTAAAAGATAAGACGACGCAATTTCAAATGCGGCTATTGCTATCAGAGCCGCATGATGCCAATGATGCATTACTTGAGATTCATCCAGGTGCTGGTGGAACAGAATCACAGGATTGGGGCAGTATGTTGCTGAGAATGTATCAACGCTGGGCAGACAAAAAAGGATTTGCGATTGAAGTCGTCGATTATCAAGATGGTGATGAAGCGGGAATTAAAAGTGTAACGTTAGAGATAAAAGGGCATAATGCCTATGGCTATTTAAAATCTGAAAAAGGCGTTCATCGACTTGTTCGCATTTCGCCATTTGACTCTAATAGTCGGCGCCATACTTCCTTTGCATCTGTTGAAGTAACCCCATTATTGGATGATACGATTGATATCGATATTAATCCAGATGATTTACGTATCGATACGTACCGTGCCAGTGGAGCCGGTGGTCAGCATATCAATAAAACTAGCTCAGCTGTGCGAATTACCCATATCCCTACGGGTATTGTGACGCAAAGTCAGTCCCAACGTTCACAATTTCAAAACCGTGATTTAGCGATGAATTTATTGAAAGCGAAACTATATCAGTTAGAACAAGAAAAACAAGCACAGGCATTAGCTGAAATCAAAGGAGAACAGCGAGAGATAGCTTGGGGTTCTCAAATCCGCTCGTATGTCTTCCATCCATATTCGATGATAAAAGACCATCGCACAAGTTTTGAAGTAGGCAATACTCAAGCAGTAATAGATGGAGATATTGATCAATTTATTGATGCGTATCTAAAATGGCGTTTACAAGACTAATTGACATTAAACTGCAACTGGATTGAGATTCCTTATTAACTAATGCGTGTTAAACTAGTAAAACTAGGATGAGTAGAGGCATAAAATCAAGGAGAATAAGATGATACAACTAACAAATGTTACGAAACAGTATCCTAATGGTGTTAAAGCTTTAGATGATATGAGTGTTCGTATAGAACAAGGTGAATTTGTATATATTGTCGGACCGAGTGGTTCGGGTAAATCGACGCTGATGAAGTTACTTTATCGTGAAGAGACGCCAACGAAAGGAAAAATTCAAGTGGGGAAATATCGCATCGGTGCGATGAAAGAAAGGGATATTCCATTTTTAAGACGATATGTTGGTGTCGTCTTTCAGGATTTCAAATTATTACCCAAATTAACGGTCTATGAAAATGTCGCATACGCACTCGAAGTAACGGGAAAACGCGGCAAAGACATTAAGCAACGGGTTCATGAATTATTGGAACAAGTAGGCTTAAGACATAAAGTAAACCAATTACCTGAAGAGTTGTCCGGTGGGGAACAGCAACGGGTAGCGATTGCAAGAGCATTAGCGAATCGCCCAGCGATATTAATTGCTGATGAACCGACAGGAAATTTAGACCCCGAAACAGCACTGGGGATTCTTAGTTTGCTAGAAAAAGTCAATACCTTAGGTACAACGGTTATTATGGGTACACATAATGAACAGTTTGTGAATCAATTCCGACATCGAGTACTTGAATTAAATCAAGGTAAATTAGTACGTGATAGTTATAAGGGGGAATATGATGAGCGTCATTAGAAATATTTTTCGTCATATTAGAGATGGTATTCGTAACTTGTTCCGCAATGGATGGATGACTATTGCTTCTATTTTTACTATGGCATTGACATTAATGATGATGGGTGGACTAGTCCTATTATTAATGAATGTTGAAAAAGTAACTAAAGATATTGAATCAGGTATTCAAATCCGAGTAATGATTGATTTAGCAGCGGATGCTACGGATGAGCAAATACTAAAACAAAAGATAGAACAACTTGACCATGTATCTAAAGTTGTTTATCGTACCAAAGATGATGAATTAAAAGATATCATAAAAAATGTGGGTAAAGAATTTAGTCTACATGAGGGTGACGCGAATCCATTATTAAATGTGTTTGTGGTTGATGTGGATGATGTTAAATATATTAAAGACGTTGCGGAAGCCATAAAAAAAATGACCTATGCACATGAAGTTACTTATGGTGAATTGACAGCAGACAAGTTATTACAACAAATTGAAATCGTCCGTTATATTTTAGCGGTAATTGCAGCTGTCTTTTTAGTTGTCGCAGTTTTACTAGTTAGTAACACGATTCGTTTGACGATTTTTGCTCGGCAAACTGAAATTGAGATTATGCGTTTAGTGGGGGCGAAAAACAGTTTTATTCGTGCGCCATTTGCGTATGAAGGTGCTTTTATTGGTATCATTGGTGCTGGTATTGCACTTGGTTTACTGTATGCGATTTATGAAGCTATTCGAATCGCACCCTCTCAACTGTTCGGCATTATGAATTTACAATTTATTCCGACATGGCCGTTCTTTATTTACTTAGGCATTAGCATCTTATTAATCGGTATTGTATTAGGTATACTCGGGGCGCGCCGTTCAATGCGACAATTTTTAAAAATATAGTGTAACCGCAGGTGTTCGGTCTTAAAAAAGTGGGATAAAAAACACTGTGAAAGGAATCATTGAAGCATCGCTTGCAAAATGTTACGCTACTCCAAGAGATGTCCGGCATAGCTGTAAATTAGCGACTTAGATACAGCAGTAAACGTATTAGACCAAAAAAAGAGAATACCAACTTTTTCTGGGGAATGGGGAGGGCTCCGACATCTTGTGGGGACCCACAAGATGTCGGAGAGCCAAAAAAAGACAATGTATGGCTTATCATACATTGTCTTTTCATTTTTCGGAGTTTAGATTACATTACTTCAGCGCGGATAACACGTTCTGTTTCTGCGTCAAAGAAGTGCGCTTTATTCATGTTGAATCCTAATTCGATCACTTCACCTGGATTGTGGAAGTCACGAGCGTCAACACGAGCGATAAATTCTGTATCCCCAACTTTAGAGTAAAGCATAGTTTCAGCACCTAATAATTCTGAAACGACAACTTCTGAACGAACGATTGAACCTGGGTTCGCATCTAAGAATACTTGTTCTGATTGAATGTCTTCTGGACGGATACCGAATGTGATTTGTTTGCCGTTATAACCACGGTCTTCTAATAATTTACGTTGTGGTTCAGTCACTTTTAATTCTAAACCTTGGTGGTTTGTAATAACGCCATCATTTAACGTTACTTTGAAGAAGTTCATCGCAGGTGATCCAATGAATCCAGCTACGAA
The genomic region above belongs to Aerococcaceae bacterium zg-1292 and contains:
- a CDS encoding LLM class flavin-dependent oxidoreductase, translating into MRHIQTVRQGGKSVITGLQLGLYTLGDHIADPITKKRYTATERIHNIVEMATLAEQAGFDIFQVGESHQPMFVSQGHLVLLGAIAQATSTIRLSSGATIIGVADPVRVYEEAATIDLISNGRMELLCGRSARTGIYETLGYDLNDYEALFEEKFQLLKLINQREFVTWSGEYRTPLNNVQILPRSIQAEGLPIWRAVGGSLASAEQAGRNGDAICVMDYSWEMERYRSLIQHYRNHAMSEGHEVQQLPVAIAGYLFAHESNQQAIDAYYPYVKAGSMQVNNQTIDKQEFQQADQLSTLINVGSPSFIVEKMLKQYEELGHQRFIGHIDFGGVSFESVKRTLTLLGEQVVPQIKKYTK
- a CDS encoding DEAD/DEAH box helicase family protein, with product MNRQQLAGRQMTLNEYEQLIGQLSEAEHQWLSQQQQVDAVIRIKGTLRCQRCNNQQHFETIHPSVHYCTHCIQLGRLTTKDTLYRFSNTLMPELEMSQSTYLSWRGTLSNEQQRVSSMLVEHVSDVTKDDIVVAVTGAGKTEMIFEVINHVLLKKGRVAVASPRVDVCLELAPRLQQAFSEVDMIALHGKMDEDFRYTPFVVSTIHQLWKFYHAFDLIIVDEVDAFPLANDEGLHFAVQQALKPNGKKIYLTATPDQFLQNKIKAKQAEVAILPARFHGYPLPEPKFCWVGDWKEQIQQHKKGKLWQFLKKFLNVEGVKLVFMPSIEMADLLYQWIQEEGIDIKLAVVHSQDAQRIEKVQQLRNGELDALITTTILERGVTFKNCQVVIVGAEDAKYSDAALIQMSGRVGRNPQFPTGVLVYAHFGISRKMVLARRNIRSMNKEARKRGLLVNEPTLSKMPTNV
- a CDS encoding ComF family protein; amino-acid sequence: MFEPTMKWHDLWCLQRLYPEVICEKCQQQFSRCEVSQQLVCQYCQHPIEQGNVCTDCQHWLTIYDESFLQQVAIYYYNEAFQAWIVDYKYHGDTRQAAVMLAVLNEYYRRYQAYQWIILPSSPKSLKQRGFIPAEYLLQQAKIPYDAPLVYAGDGKKQAKKTKIERLALTQPFALKSAAKLRDKVLIFDDVYTTGTTLIRAKEVLYHHGVKVCVSLTLARDLLE
- the raiA gene encoding ribosome-associated translation inhibitor RaiA, whose amino-acid sequence is MFTYNVRGENIEVTKAIRDYAEKKVAKLERFFDDVPEATAYVNLKVYPDKTAKAEVTIPLSFLVLRAEETTSDLYASIDLVVDKLERQVRKYKTKIHRKSRERGFEGFDPSFTAEETPVEAKESELEIVRSKRVNLKPMDSEEAVLQMNMLGHDFFIYTDSETDDINIVYRRRDGRYGLIETGSL
- the secA gene encoding preprotein translocase subunit SecA, whose protein sequence is MANMLKNLFENDKAELKRTGKIADKVMELEHRYKSMSDEELRSQTNIFRERLAKGETLDDITVEAFAVTREAARRVLGLFPYKVQIQGGLVIHNGDIAEMRTGEGKTLTETMPVYLNALTGKGVHVVTVNDYLATRDSKEMGEVYRFLGLTVGLNLNSMSSAEKREAYNCDITYSTNNELGFDYLRDNMVVYKHQMVQRPLHFAVVDEVDSILIDEARTPLIISGQAGKSTALYTRADYFAKGLKEEEDYTIDITSKTISLTDTGVDKAERVFRLPNLYDVNNTALVHHIDQALRANYIMIHDIDYVVDEGKVKIVDPFTGRIMEGRRYSDGLHQAIEAKEGVEIENESKTMATITFQNYFRMYEKLSGMTGTAKTEEEEFREIYNMNVTSIPTNRPVQRLDAPDLLYPNLKTKFRAVVKDIQERHAKGQPILVGTVAVETSEYLSKLLTQAGIPHEVLNAKNHFKEAEIVMQAGQRGAVTIATNMAGRGTDIKLGSGVKELGGLCVIGTERHESRRIDNQLRGRSGRQGDPGASQFYLSLEDDLMRRFGSDRIQALWQRLNMTDDDGEDVSIQSRMLSKQVESAQRRVEGNNYDTRKNVLEYDEVMREQREVIYGQRLQVIQTEESLTPYIKAMMKRTIESQVNYATEGDKKTWNLEGLVEFAHNALFHPDEISVSDLQGKSAKELVDYLYNKAVADYDEKLESLASPEQITEFEKVITLKVVDSKWTDHIDMMDNLRQSVGLRAYAQTNPLTEYQTEGYERFQDMISAIELDITRFVMKAQVRQNVEREQVNNPAARPAPSPAPADAIR
- the prfB gene encoding peptide chain release factor 2 translates to MIRNKLFTVLGGLFDFDAIEADIADYEHQMSAPTFWDDNEKAQKVIAKLNSAKETYQTIHQMEEQLEEIEMAVELYDESKEPSLIEEAVTLITTLKDKTTQFQMRLLLSEPHDANDALLEIHPGAGGTESQDWGSMLLRMYQRWADKKGFAIEVVDYQDGDEAGIKSVTLEIKGHNAYGYLKSEKGVHRLVRISPFDSNSRRHTSFASVEVTPLLDDTIDIDINPDDLRIDTYRASGAGGQHINKTSSAVRITHIPTGIVTQSQSQRSQFQNRDLAMNLLKAKLYQLEQEKQAQALAEIKGEQREIAWGSQIRSYVFHPYSMIKDHRTSFEVGNTQAVIDGDIDQFIDAYLKWRLQD
- the ftsE gene encoding cell division ATP-binding protein FtsE, translated to MIQLTNVTKQYPNGVKALDDMSVRIEQGEFVYIVGPSGSGKSTLMKLLYREETPTKGKIQVGKYRIGAMKERDIPFLRRYVGVVFQDFKLLPKLTVYENVAYALEVTGKRGKDIKQRVHELLEQVGLRHKVNQLPEELSGGEQQRVAIARALANRPAILIADEPTGNLDPETALGILSLLEKVNTLGTTVIMGTHNEQFVNQFRHRVLELNQGKLVRDSYKGEYDERH
- a CDS encoding ABC transporter permease; translation: MSVIRNIFRHIRDGIRNLFRNGWMTIASIFTMALTLMMMGGLVLLLMNVEKVTKDIESGIQIRVMIDLAADATDEQILKQKIEQLDHVSKVVYRTKDDELKDIIKNVGKEFSLHEGDANPLLNVFVVDVDDVKYIKDVAEAIKKMTYAHEVTYGELTADKLLQQIEIVRYILAVIAAVFLVVAVLLVSNTIRLTIFARQTEIEIMRLVGAKNSFIRAPFAYEGAFIGIIGAGIALGLLYAIYEAIRIAPSQLFGIMNLQFIPTWPFFIYLGISILLIGIVLGILGARRSMRQFLKI